A single Equus quagga isolate Etosha38 unplaced genomic scaffold, UCLA_HA_Equagga_1.0 210725_RagTag, whole genome shotgun sequence DNA region contains:
- the LOC124233712 gene encoding high affinity immunoglobulin gamma Fc receptor I-like isoform X1: MWLLTALLLWVPVGGQVADPTKAVITLQPPWVSVFQEENVTLWCEGPRLPEDSSTRWFLNGTTIQTLTPRYRITAATVSDSGEYGCQTGLSVPSDPIQLEIHRDWLLLQISNRVFIEGDPLALRCHGWKNKLVYNIVFYQNGKAFKFSPQDSEFTILKTNLSHNGIYHCSGMGWHRYTSAGVSITIKELFPAPVLRASLSFPLLEGNLVNLSCETKLLLQRPGLQLYFSFYVGSKTLMSRNTSSEYQILTAKREDSGLYWCEATTEDGNVIKRSSELELQVLGLQSPTSVWFHVLFYLAVGVIFLVDTIFCTIIHKELQRQKKWNLEISLGSGHEKKVTSYLQKEIQSEEELKCQQ; encoded by the exons ATGTGGCTCTTGACAGCTCTGCTCCTTTGGG TTCCAGTTGGTGGGCAAGTGG CAGACCCCACAAAGGCAGTGATCACCTTGCAGCCTCCCTGGGTTAGTGTATTCCAGGAGGAAAATGTAACCTTATGGTGTGAGGGACCCCGTCTGCCTGAGGACAGCTCTACACGGTGGTTTCTCAACGGCACAACCATTCAGACCTTGACCCCCAGATACAGAATCACTGCTGCCACTGTCAGTGACAGTGGTGAATACGGGTGCCAGACAGGTCTCTCAGTGCCAAGTGACCCTATACAGCTGGAAATCCATAGAG ATTGGCTACTACTCCAGATCTCTAACAGAGTTTTCATCGAAGGGGATCCTCTGGCCTTGAGGTGTCATGGATGGAAGAATAAGCTGGTGTACAATATAGTTTTCTACCAAAATGGCAAAGCCTTTAAGTTTTCTCCGCAGGATTCTGAATTCACCATTCTGAAAACCAACCTGAGTCACAATGGCATCTATCACTGCTCAGGCATGGGATGGCATCGCTACACATCAGCAGGAGTATCTATCACTATAAAAG AGCTATTTCCAGCCCCAGTGCTGAGAGCCTCCTTGTCATTCCCGCTCCTAGAGGGGAATCTGGTCAACCTGAGTTGTGAAACCAAGTTGCTCCTACAGAGGCCTGGTTTGCAGCTGTACTTCTCCTTTTACGTGGGCAGCAAGACCCTGATGAGCAGGAACACATCCTCTGAATACCAGATACTAACTGCTAAAAGAGAAGATTCTGGGCTATACTGGTGTGAGGCTACCACAGAAGATGGAAACGTCATCAAGCGCAGCTCTGAGTTGGAGCTTCAAGTGCTTG GCCTCCAGTCACCAACTTCTGTCTGGTTTcatgtccttttctatctggcagTGGGAGTAATATTTTTGGTGGACACTATTTTCTGTACGATAATACATAAGGAacttcaaagacagaaaaagtggAATTTAGAAATCTCTTTGGGCTCTGGTCATGAGAAGAAGGTAACTTCCTACcttcaaaaagaaatacagtcaGAAGAAGAGCTGAAATGTCAGCAATAA
- the LOC124233712 gene encoding high affinity immunoglobulin gamma Fc receptor I-like isoform X2, which translates to MWLLTALLLWVPVGGQVDPTKAVITLQPPWVSVFQEENVTLWCEGPRLPEDSSTRWFLNGTTIQTLTPRYRITAATVSDSGEYGCQTGLSVPSDPIQLEIHRDWLLLQISNRVFIEGDPLALRCHGWKNKLVYNIVFYQNGKAFKFSPQDSEFTILKTNLSHNGIYHCSGMGWHRYTSAGVSITIKELFPAPVLRASLSFPLLEGNLVNLSCETKLLLQRPGLQLYFSFYVGSKTLMSRNTSSEYQILTAKREDSGLYWCEATTEDGNVIKRSSELELQVLGLQSPTSVWFHVLFYLAVGVIFLVDTIFCTIIHKELQRQKKWNLEISLGSGHEKKVTSYLQKEIQSEEELKCQQ; encoded by the exons ATGTGGCTCTTGACAGCTCTGCTCCTTTGGG TTCCAGTTGGTGGGCAAGTGG ACCCCACAAAGGCAGTGATCACCTTGCAGCCTCCCTGGGTTAGTGTATTCCAGGAGGAAAATGTAACCTTATGGTGTGAGGGACCCCGTCTGCCTGAGGACAGCTCTACACGGTGGTTTCTCAACGGCACAACCATTCAGACCTTGACCCCCAGATACAGAATCACTGCTGCCACTGTCAGTGACAGTGGTGAATACGGGTGCCAGACAGGTCTCTCAGTGCCAAGTGACCCTATACAGCTGGAAATCCATAGAG ATTGGCTACTACTCCAGATCTCTAACAGAGTTTTCATCGAAGGGGATCCTCTGGCCTTGAGGTGTCATGGATGGAAGAATAAGCTGGTGTACAATATAGTTTTCTACCAAAATGGCAAAGCCTTTAAGTTTTCTCCGCAGGATTCTGAATTCACCATTCTGAAAACCAACCTGAGTCACAATGGCATCTATCACTGCTCAGGCATGGGATGGCATCGCTACACATCAGCAGGAGTATCTATCACTATAAAAG AGCTATTTCCAGCCCCAGTGCTGAGAGCCTCCTTGTCATTCCCGCTCCTAGAGGGGAATCTGGTCAACCTGAGTTGTGAAACCAAGTTGCTCCTACAGAGGCCTGGTTTGCAGCTGTACTTCTCCTTTTACGTGGGCAGCAAGACCCTGATGAGCAGGAACACATCCTCTGAATACCAGATACTAACTGCTAAAAGAGAAGATTCTGGGCTATACTGGTGTGAGGCTACCACAGAAGATGGAAACGTCATCAAGCGCAGCTCTGAGTTGGAGCTTCAAGTGCTTG GCCTCCAGTCACCAACTTCTGTCTGGTTTcatgtccttttctatctggcagTGGGAGTAATATTTTTGGTGGACACTATTTTCTGTACGATAATACATAAGGAacttcaaagacagaaaaagtggAATTTAGAAATCTCTTTGGGCTCTGGTCATGAGAAGAAGGTAACTTCCTACcttcaaaaagaaatacagtcaGAAGAAGAGCTGAAATGTCAGCAATAA
- the LOC124233712 gene encoding high affinity immunoglobulin gamma Fc receptor I-like isoform X3, with translation MWLLTALLLWDPTKAVITLQPPWVSVFQEENVTLWCEGPRLPEDSSTRWFLNGTTIQTLTPRYRITAATVSDSGEYGCQTGLSVPSDPIQLEIHRDWLLLQISNRVFIEGDPLALRCHGWKNKLVYNIVFYQNGKAFKFSPQDSEFTILKTNLSHNGIYHCSGMGWHRYTSAGVSITIKELFPAPVLRASLSFPLLEGNLVNLSCETKLLLQRPGLQLYFSFYVGSKTLMSRNTSSEYQILTAKREDSGLYWCEATTEDGNVIKRSSELELQVLGLQSPTSVWFHVLFYLAVGVIFLVDTIFCTIIHKELQRQKKWNLEISLGSGHEKKVTSYLQKEIQSEEELKCQQ, from the exons ATGTGGCTCTTGACAGCTCTGCTCCTTTGGG ACCCCACAAAGGCAGTGATCACCTTGCAGCCTCCCTGGGTTAGTGTATTCCAGGAGGAAAATGTAACCTTATGGTGTGAGGGACCCCGTCTGCCTGAGGACAGCTCTACACGGTGGTTTCTCAACGGCACAACCATTCAGACCTTGACCCCCAGATACAGAATCACTGCTGCCACTGTCAGTGACAGTGGTGAATACGGGTGCCAGACAGGTCTCTCAGTGCCAAGTGACCCTATACAGCTGGAAATCCATAGAG ATTGGCTACTACTCCAGATCTCTAACAGAGTTTTCATCGAAGGGGATCCTCTGGCCTTGAGGTGTCATGGATGGAAGAATAAGCTGGTGTACAATATAGTTTTCTACCAAAATGGCAAAGCCTTTAAGTTTTCTCCGCAGGATTCTGAATTCACCATTCTGAAAACCAACCTGAGTCACAATGGCATCTATCACTGCTCAGGCATGGGATGGCATCGCTACACATCAGCAGGAGTATCTATCACTATAAAAG AGCTATTTCCAGCCCCAGTGCTGAGAGCCTCCTTGTCATTCCCGCTCCTAGAGGGGAATCTGGTCAACCTGAGTTGTGAAACCAAGTTGCTCCTACAGAGGCCTGGTTTGCAGCTGTACTTCTCCTTTTACGTGGGCAGCAAGACCCTGATGAGCAGGAACACATCCTCTGAATACCAGATACTAACTGCTAAAAGAGAAGATTCTGGGCTATACTGGTGTGAGGCTACCACAGAAGATGGAAACGTCATCAAGCGCAGCTCTGAGTTGGAGCTTCAAGTGCTTG GCCTCCAGTCACCAACTTCTGTCTGGTTTcatgtccttttctatctggcagTGGGAGTAATATTTTTGGTGGACACTATTTTCTGTACGATAATACATAAGGAacttcaaagacagaaaaagtggAATTTAGAAATCTCTTTGGGCTCTGGTCATGAGAAGAAGGTAACTTCCTACcttcaaaaagaaatacagtcaGAAGAAGAGCTGAAATGTCAGCAATAA